One window of the Synechococcus sp. CC9311 genome contains the following:
- a CDS encoding galactose mutarotase yields MAMTLRQLSTPYAHWEYVHPQSGDRLRVVPERGGIVTEWLCNGREILYFDQSRYADPTQSIRGGIPVLFPICGNLPGDRLPLKSGEATLKQHGFARGLPWQLELLDDQSGVRLCLTDTDETLAHYPFRFRLEMAVRPVSDALEITTTIANANEGGELMPFSFGLHPYFNVTDLSRTSIEGLAPQCLNHLVMAEAETRDQLSRLPEGVDFLTRPAGPVTLVDEAAGTRLQLQHQAPMDLTVVWTEPPRSMVCLEPWTGPRQSLITGDGKLELAPGDSLQLSCRYALS; encoded by the coding sequence ATGGCCATGACCCTTCGTCAACTGTCGACGCCGTATGCCCACTGGGAATACGTGCATCCCCAAAGTGGTGATCGCCTACGCGTGGTGCCTGAACGCGGCGGCATTGTCACGGAATGGCTTTGCAATGGCCGGGAGATTCTCTATTTCGATCAGTCGCGTTACGCCGACCCAACGCAAAGCATCCGCGGTGGGATTCCTGTGCTGTTTCCCATCTGCGGCAACCTTCCCGGTGACCGGCTGCCCTTGAAAAGCGGTGAGGCCACCCTTAAACAGCATGGCTTTGCGCGCGGCTTGCCCTGGCAGCTGGAGCTACTCGACGACCAAAGCGGCGTGCGCTTGTGTTTGACGGACACGGACGAGACCCTTGCGCACTATCCGTTCCGCTTTCGCCTGGAGATGGCGGTGCGTCCTGTGAGTGATGCGTTGGAGATCACCACAACGATTGCGAATGCCAATGAAGGCGGCGAGTTGATGCCGTTCAGTTTTGGTCTCCATCCCTATTTCAATGTGACGGACCTCAGTCGCACGAGCATCGAAGGCTTGGCACCCCAATGCCTCAACCACCTCGTGATGGCAGAGGCTGAAACCCGTGATCAATTGAGTCGATTGCCAGAGGGCGTGGACTTTCTCACTCGCCCTGCTGGACCCGTCACCCTGGTGGATGAGGCTGCTGGCACGCGCTTACAGCTTCAGCATCAAGCGCCCATGGATCTCACTGTGGTTTGGACCGAGCCTCCTCGCTCGATGGTGTGCCTCGAGCCCTGGACGGGACCGCGCCAGTCCCTGATTACTGGAGACGGCAAGCTAGAGCTCGCTCCTGGCGACAGCCTTCAGCTCAGTTGCCGCTATGCGCTGAGTTGA
- a CDS encoding FAD-binding oxidoreductase gives MSSTAVLAPNSVEELGQLIADLHAEGRPWVPSGMGSRLHWGPPLAADSGPVVSMRHLSRIVDHAVDDLTITVDAGMPLADLQTALAEHQQWLPLNWPWGSNMASPQSAGSIGGLVARGLSGGLRQRHLGVRDQIIGISLIRSDGVSARAGGRVVKNVAGYDLMRLLCGSWGSLALITGLTLRVQPIREPRGQLVLEGELNQLEAFRAEVVGSSFTPERIDWELRPDQGPRILLGVASISDGAVVDQLNRLETIAAKQGVSSERMLWENLIPEGSATSEDPPWLLRLCLPPAELQHLFSSRECTALTGWHWQLAAGAGSGEAWQHSGAPTPEYLIEALRRRVIALGGQLSVLIQPGAQPGALPAWLDAPSRPLIEAVKRQFDPKQQLSRGRLPGVAAPLNSAHSGN, from the coding sequence TTGTCCTCCACAGCGGTACTAGCACCCAATTCTGTTGAGGAGCTTGGCCAACTCATTGCCGACCTGCATGCGGAAGGGAGGCCCTGGGTGCCTTCTGGCATGGGCAGCCGTTTGCACTGGGGCCCTCCCCTCGCAGCTGATTCAGGGCCGGTGGTGAGCATGCGCCACCTGTCTCGGATCGTGGACCATGCGGTGGATGACCTCACGATCACCGTGGATGCCGGCATGCCCCTGGCCGACCTGCAGACGGCGCTTGCAGAGCATCAGCAATGGCTTCCGCTCAACTGGCCCTGGGGGAGCAACATGGCCTCGCCTCAATCAGCAGGTTCAATCGGCGGGCTCGTGGCACGGGGTCTATCTGGTGGGCTACGCCAACGTCACTTAGGAGTGCGCGACCAGATCATTGGCATCAGCTTGATTCGCAGCGATGGGGTAAGCGCCCGTGCCGGCGGACGGGTGGTGAAAAACGTGGCGGGCTATGACCTGATGCGCCTGCTCTGCGGCAGCTGGGGCAGCCTCGCCCTGATCACCGGGCTCACGTTGCGCGTGCAACCGATTCGTGAACCACGCGGTCAGCTTGTCCTGGAGGGTGAGCTCAACCAGCTCGAAGCCTTCCGAGCCGAAGTGGTGGGCAGCAGCTTCACCCCCGAAAGGATCGATTGGGAGCTCCGTCCGGACCAGGGGCCAAGGATCCTGCTGGGCGTGGCCAGCATCAGTGATGGTGCGGTCGTCGACCAGCTCAACCGGCTCGAGACAATCGCTGCCAAGCAGGGGGTTAGCAGCGAACGAATGCTGTGGGAGAACCTGATCCCTGAAGGCTCTGCCACAAGCGAAGATCCACCCTGGCTGCTGCGCCTTTGTCTCCCCCCCGCGGAGCTCCAGCACTTGTTCAGCTCGCGCGAATGCACGGCGCTCACAGGGTGGCATTGGCAGCTCGCCGCTGGAGCCGGCAGCGGTGAGGCCTGGCAGCACAGCGGTGCTCCCACACCGGAATACCTGATCGAAGCGCTGAGGCGACGGGTGATCGCGTTAGGGGGTCAGCTCAGCGTGCTGATCCAACCAGGTGCCCAGCCAGGTGCTCTACCGGCCTGGCTGGATGCCCCATCCCGCCCCCTGATTGAAGCCGTGAAGCGTCAGTTTGATCCGAAGCAACAGCTCTCAAGAGGACGGCTGCCTGGAGTGGCAGCACCTCTCAACTCAGCGCATAGCGGCAACTGA
- a CDS encoding four-carbon acid sugar kinase family protein, with amino-acid sequence MKIVVIDDDPTGSQTVHSCPLLLRWDQAALRRGLRHPSPLMFVLANTRALTPEAAASRNREIVDALVLAMAAEDLQEHELLLVSRGDSTLRGHGVLEPQVLAQAWEGHFGVAVDATLHVPAFFEGGRTTVNGVHRLHGQPVHTTAFALDRLFGYGTSDLAEWLEEKSAGQIAANSVLRIPLELLEPERSADLLTRLETLEANSPVVVDATRPEQLLSLGVAIRRLQGRKRFLFRSAASLLNGLVDSGPSPLGPQLLDAQGLVSLHRRDLHGQPLPGLVVVGSHVSLADQQLKSLLANEGCRGIELPVARIARVLEGGSPDLLLPDLEAEWRSQLEQALEEGLTPVLFSSRGELLFGAGAAAAARRLRFGMELASLMARMLAAVAPRLGYLISKGGITTGTLLVEGLGLEAVQLEGQLLPGLSLVRAMETATEMTEQIRALPVITFPGNLGTEHSLKDVWQMFAGEA; translated from the coding sequence ATGAAGATTGTCGTGATCGACGATGACCCCACCGGTTCTCAGACGGTGCACAGCTGCCCACTGCTGCTGCGTTGGGATCAAGCGGCATTGCGTCGGGGGTTGAGGCACCCTTCCCCCTTGATGTTTGTGTTGGCGAACACGCGGGCGCTCACGCCTGAGGCCGCGGCATCCCGCAACCGCGAGATTGTGGATGCGCTGGTGTTGGCGATGGCGGCTGAAGATCTTCAGGAGCATGAACTGCTGCTTGTGAGCCGCGGTGATTCCACCCTGCGTGGTCATGGCGTGCTCGAACCCCAGGTGCTTGCGCAGGCTTGGGAGGGGCACTTCGGGGTGGCGGTGGATGCCACCTTGCATGTGCCCGCATTCTTCGAGGGAGGGCGCACCACCGTGAATGGTGTGCATCGTCTCCACGGACAGCCGGTGCACACCACAGCATTTGCCCTTGATCGCCTCTTTGGTTATGGCACCAGTGATTTGGCGGAGTGGCTTGAGGAGAAGAGCGCTGGCCAGATCGCTGCCAATTCAGTGCTGCGAATCCCGCTGGAGTTGCTGGAGCCAGAGCGATCTGCAGACCTCTTGACTCGTCTTGAGACGTTAGAAGCCAATAGCCCGGTGGTCGTTGATGCGACCCGTCCTGAGCAGCTGCTGTCGTTGGGGGTCGCGATCCGGAGACTTCAGGGGCGCAAGCGCTTTTTGTTTCGTTCAGCTGCAAGCCTTCTCAATGGACTGGTGGATTCAGGTCCATCTCCCTTGGGACCTCAGCTCCTTGATGCCCAGGGCCTGGTGAGTTTGCATCGTCGTGATCTCCACGGTCAGCCGCTCCCTGGTTTGGTGGTGGTGGGATCCCATGTTTCTTTGGCGGATCAACAGTTGAAATCTCTTCTGGCCAACGAAGGTTGCCGCGGGATTGAGCTGCCGGTGGCTCGCATCGCCCGGGTGCTGGAGGGGGGCTCTCCGGATTTGCTTCTGCCGGACCTGGAGGCTGAATGGCGATCGCAGCTGGAGCAGGCGCTGGAGGAAGGGCTCACGCCGGTGCTGTTTTCCAGTCGTGGTGAGCTGCTGTTCGGAGCTGGTGCGGCGGCTGCGGCGCGGCGGCTGCGCTTTGGGATGGAGTTGGCATCCCTGATGGCCCGTATGCTTGCCGCCGTGGCTCCGCGGCTTGGCTATTTGATCAGCAAAGGAGGCATCACCACGGGAACCCTATTGGTGGAGGGGCTTGGCCTTGAGGCTGTTCAGCTGGAGGGGCAACTCTTGCCAGGGTTGTCGCTGGTTCGTGCGATGGAAACAGCGACTGAAATGACGGAGCAAATTCGTGCTTTGCCTGTGATTACATTTCCTGGAAATCTTGGAACGGAACACAGCTTGAAAGACGTTTGGCAGATGTTTGCTGGAGAGGCTTAA
- a CDS encoding VOC family protein, producing the protein MNSFLASSRPSHFGLYVHDLELMEDFYVKKLGFCITDSWEFQGSRMLFLSKDPKEHHQIVLATGRQMETPSQFNQISFEVSSLQDLHENYSAIQAIAPGDVVAMNHGGSWSVYFSDPESNPIEFFAYTQTYAPPIATIPMDMEQPFETLMAETDALVHQFPESESWQQWRDRFSKTMAG; encoded by the coding sequence ATGAATTCCTTTCTTGCCTCGTCGCGACCTTCCCATTTCGGGCTCTACGTGCATGATCTGGAGCTAATGGAAGATTTCTACGTCAAAAAGTTGGGATTTTGCATCACAGATTCCTGGGAGTTCCAAGGATCAAGAATGCTTTTTTTAAGCAAAGATCCCAAGGAACATCATCAAATTGTTTTGGCCACAGGACGGCAAATGGAAACGCCGAGTCAGTTCAATCAAATCTCTTTCGAAGTCTCCAGCTTGCAAGATCTGCATGAGAACTACTCAGCCATTCAGGCAATTGCACCAGGCGACGTTGTAGCCATGAACCATGGTGGAAGCTGGTCGGTTTATTTCTCCGATCCAGAAAGCAATCCCATTGAATTTTTTGCCTACACCCAAACGTATGCACCACCGATCGCCACGATTCCGATGGATATGGAACAACCATTCGAGACATTAATGGCGGAAACAGATGCTCTAGTGCACCAGTTCCCCGAATCTGAAAGCTGGCAGCAATGGCGAGATCGGTTTAGCAAAACCATGGCTGGTTAA
- a CDS encoding (Fe-S)-binding protein, with the protein MAFVDPSDPCVHCGFCLPTCASYRVLGTEMDSPRGRIHTLKAIEAGELELDATVASHFDSCLGCFACVSACPSGVRYDQLIEATRPKLNQPELRSSWQTSFRQLLLLVLPYPNRLRALLQPLRAYAGTGLQRFTRRSGLLKLLGPQLEAMESLLPALPAEGFSDRLPRVNPAQGEQRGRVGLVLGCVQRCFDPGVNEATVAVLQANGFEVVIPADQGCCGAVSHHQGQLQQTQELASALVRSFRDEDLDAVLVAASGCGHTMKAYGELLDGEDNFSAPVLDVHEFLANRGLSESFRQALTPLPCTVAYHDACHMIHGQGIAAQPRDLLRSIPQLQLKEATEAGVCCGSAGIYNLVQPDEAAELGQLKANDLTSTGAEIVASANIGCSLQLRRHLRSEGPDVCHPMELLARSARLSPAPAPTTGGQDSSATPPQQHP; encoded by the coding sequence ATGGCTTTTGTCGACCCAAGCGACCCCTGCGTGCACTGCGGATTTTGTTTGCCCACCTGCGCCAGTTATCGGGTGCTGGGCACGGAGATGGATTCCCCCCGCGGGCGCATCCACACCCTCAAAGCGATCGAGGCTGGAGAGCTGGAACTGGATGCCACGGTGGCAAGCCATTTTGATAGCTGCTTGGGCTGCTTCGCTTGCGTGAGCGCCTGTCCATCCGGCGTGCGCTACGACCAGCTGATTGAAGCGACCCGCCCAAAACTCAACCAACCTGAGCTCCGCAGCAGCTGGCAAACCAGTTTCCGGCAGCTGTTGCTTCTGGTGCTGCCCTACCCCAATCGCCTGCGCGCACTTCTCCAGCCCTTACGCGCCTATGCAGGCACCGGACTGCAGCGTTTCACTCGGCGATCAGGGCTATTAAAGCTGCTTGGCCCGCAACTGGAAGCGATGGAATCGCTCTTGCCTGCCTTGCCGGCCGAGGGGTTTTCTGATCGCTTACCGCGGGTGAATCCGGCACAAGGCGAACAACGCGGCCGGGTGGGCTTGGTGCTTGGTTGCGTGCAACGTTGCTTTGATCCAGGAGTGAACGAGGCGACCGTGGCCGTACTGCAAGCCAATGGCTTCGAAGTGGTGATTCCAGCCGATCAAGGCTGCTGCGGGGCGGTGAGCCATCACCAAGGCCAACTCCAACAAACCCAGGAGCTGGCAAGCGCATTGGTGCGGAGTTTCCGCGATGAAGACCTGGATGCCGTGCTAGTGGCCGCCTCCGGTTGCGGGCACACCATGAAGGCCTATGGGGAGCTTCTCGATGGCGAGGACAACTTCAGTGCGCCCGTGTTGGACGTGCACGAATTCCTGGCGAACCGGGGGCTGTCCGAGTCGTTTCGGCAAGCTCTCACACCGCTGCCCTGCACGGTGGCTTATCACGACGCCTGCCACATGATCCATGGCCAGGGGATTGCAGCCCAGCCCAGAGACTTGCTGCGTTCCATTCCTCAACTGCAGCTCAAAGAAGCCACAGAAGCCGGTGTGTGTTGCGGGAGTGCCGGCATCTACAACCTGGTGCAACCGGACGAGGCCGCCGAACTCGGCCAACTCAAAGCGAACGACCTTACAAGCACTGGGGCAGAGATCGTTGCTAGCGCCAACATCGGTTGCAGCCTTCAACTGAGGCGCCATCTCCGCTCAGAAGGTCCGGATGTATGCCATCCCATGGAGCTACTCGCCCGCTCTGCCAGGCTCAGCCCGGCGCCCGCTCCAACCACTGGCGGGCAAGACAGCTCCGCCACCCCCCCGCAGCAACATCCATGA
- a CDS encoding NADP-dependent isocitrate dehydrogenase — MAQFEKLTAPTEGTPIRFENGQPVVANDPIIPFIRGDGTGVDIWPATQKVLDAAVAQAYKGEKNIKWFKIYAGDEACDLYGTYQYLPEDTLEAIRSFGVAIKGPLTTPIGGGIRSLNVALRQIFDLYCCVRPCRYYEGTPSPHKRPEDLDVIVYRENTEDIYMGIEWEADDPIGQELRKHLNEVVIPANGKLGKRQIPEGSGIGIKPVSKHGSQRHIRKAIQHALRLEGNKRHVTLVHKGNIMKFTEGAFRDWGYELATTEFRDVCITERESWILDNLDRDHSLSAQDNARMIEPGYDSLTPEKKEAIDSEVKEVLAAIGESHGYGKWKSMVLVDDRIADSIFQQIQTRPQEYSILATLNLNGDYISDAAAAMVGGLGMAPGANIGETAAIFEATHGTAPKHAGLDRINPGSVILSGVMMLEFLGWQEAADLITKGLSAAIKDKQVTYDLARLMEPKVDPVSCSGFADAIIERF; from the coding sequence ATGGCTCAGTTTGAGAAGCTCACCGCCCCCACAGAGGGCACACCAATCCGCTTCGAAAACGGCCAACCCGTGGTGGCCAACGATCCGATCATCCCTTTCATTCGCGGCGACGGCACCGGAGTTGACATTTGGCCCGCAACCCAGAAGGTGCTTGATGCTGCTGTTGCTCAAGCCTACAAAGGCGAGAAAAATATCAAGTGGTTCAAGATTTATGCCGGTGATGAAGCTTGTGACCTCTACGGCACTTACCAATACCTTCCTGAAGACACCCTCGAAGCAATCCGCAGCTTCGGTGTAGCGATTAAAGGTCCCCTCACCACACCGATCGGTGGCGGCATCCGTTCCCTAAACGTCGCCCTGCGACAAATTTTTGATCTCTACTGCTGTGTTCGGCCCTGCCGCTATTACGAAGGCACCCCCAGCCCTCACAAGCGCCCCGAAGACCTTGACGTGATCGTCTACCGAGAAAACACGGAAGACATTTACATGGGCATTGAGTGGGAGGCTGACGATCCAATCGGCCAAGAGCTGCGCAAGCATCTCAATGAGGTGGTTATTCCGGCAAACGGCAAACTCGGCAAGCGGCAGATCCCAGAAGGATCCGGCATCGGCATCAAGCCGGTGAGCAAACACGGCAGCCAACGCCACATCCGCAAAGCCATCCAACACGCCCTGCGCTTGGAAGGAAATAAGCGTCACGTCACGCTGGTGCATAAAGGCAACATCATGAAATTCACGGAAGGCGCTTTCCGCGACTGGGGCTATGAACTAGCCACGACTGAATTCCGTGATGTTTGCATCACGGAACGAGAAAGTTGGATTCTCGACAATCTCGATCGGGATCACTCCCTCAGCGCCCAGGACAACGCGCGCATGATTGAGCCCGGCTACGACAGCCTGACGCCAGAGAAAAAAGAGGCGATCGATTCAGAAGTGAAGGAGGTTCTCGCAGCGATTGGCGAAAGCCACGGATACGGCAAATGGAAAAGCATGGTGCTGGTGGATGACCGCATCGCCGACAGCATCTTCCAGCAGATCCAGACCCGCCCTCAGGAGTATTCGATTCTGGCCACCCTCAACCTCAATGGCGACTACATCTCCGATGCCGCGGCCGCGATGGTGGGAGGTCTTGGCATGGCCCCCGGGGCAAATATCGGCGAAACGGCCGCCATCTTTGAGGCCACCCATGGCACGGCCCCCAAGCACGCGGGATTGGATCGAATCAACCCCGGATCCGTGATCTTGAGTGGCGTCATGATGCTGGAATTCCTCGGTTGGCAGGAAGCAGCCGACCTAATCACCAAGGGGCTCAGCGCCGCCATCAAGGACAAGCAGGTCACCTATGACCTCGCCCGACTGATGGAGCCAAAGGTGGATCCCGTGAGCTGTAGTGGCTTCGCTGACGCCATCATCGAGCGCTTCTGA
- a CDS encoding heme oxygenase (biliverdin-producing), whose translation MSVALATQLREGTKKSHTMAENTGFVSCFLKGVVDKLSYRKLVADLFFVYEAMEEEMHRLKEHPVLAPIAFEQLDRVTALEEDLAFYFGTEWRQQIEASPAAKEYVARIREVAQTAPELLVGHHYTRYLGDLSGGQILKNIAQKAMNNPTDNGLHFYVFPEIADEKAFKTTYRSALDTLPIDQAMADRIVEEANQAFHLNMKMFQELEGNLVAAIGKVLFGFLTRRQRTGSTEAVVA comes from the coding sequence ATGTCCGTCGCTCTGGCTACCCAGCTCCGGGAAGGAACGAAAAAGTCACACACGATGGCCGAGAACACTGGCTTTGTGAGCTGCTTCCTGAAGGGTGTAGTGGACAAGCTGAGCTATCGCAAATTGGTTGCAGATCTGTTCTTCGTCTATGAAGCCATGGAAGAGGAGATGCATCGGCTCAAGGAGCACCCTGTGTTGGCTCCGATTGCTTTTGAGCAGCTCGATCGCGTTACGGCTCTCGAAGAAGATCTTGCCTTCTATTTCGGCACTGAGTGGCGTCAACAGATCGAAGCATCCCCTGCGGCTAAGGAGTACGTCGCTCGGATTCGCGAAGTAGCTCAGACGGCTCCTGAATTGTTGGTGGGTCATCACTACACTCGCTATCTGGGCGATCTCTCAGGTGGGCAGATCCTGAAGAACATTGCTCAGAAGGCGATGAACAACCCCACCGATAATGGCTTGCACTTTTATGTGTTCCCTGAAATCGCGGACGAAAAAGCTTTCAAGACCACCTATCGCTCTGCGCTGGACACCTTGCCTATCGACCAGGCCATGGCAGATCGCATTGTGGAGGAGGCCAACCAGGCTTTCCACCTGAACATGAAGATGTTCCAGGAGCTTGAGGGCAATCTTGTTGCTGCTATTGGCAAGGTCTTGTTTGGTTTCCTCACTCGCCGTCAGCGGACTGGAAGCACAGAGGCCGTTGTGGCATAA
- a CDS encoding glycosyltransferase, which translates to MIQERIQESLPLFTSIRVLVPGTGPRFRCGGLSVALQTARLLSELRPTEVVTYREKEPDHPFLDDLLASALESSGELWLVSWGFDVPMLLKRLRGRSVAYQAHSTGYGFDLSPGVPVIAVSRNSLSYWADRAPRNPLYLVPNALEPQWLIRGEWSHNGRRPVDVLVQKRKSSPYVLESLVPALRQHGLRVEVQSGWVDDLVNLFNRATVYLYDSADYWRGRGVSEGFGLPPLEALSCGCVVFSSFNHALADLLTPGGNAHQIGQGSLVNDLVRIKAAVSDPETWRPQSEELKALLLDLSESRCSERWHKTLSCLDELQRHGAMVESEALRASSSRQLRWHQRVNSFRRKVVNRFSDWPFK; encoded by the coding sequence TTGATACAAGAAAGGATTCAAGAATCTCTACCGCTGTTTACCTCTATTCGGGTTCTGGTGCCTGGCACCGGACCCCGTTTTAGATGTGGTGGATTGAGCGTTGCCTTGCAAACGGCTCGACTCCTATCGGAGTTGCGTCCCACGGAGGTCGTGACCTATCGAGAAAAAGAGCCTGATCATCCTTTCTTGGATGATTTATTGGCTTCAGCATTGGAGTCCTCAGGGGAGCTTTGGCTAGTGAGCTGGGGTTTTGATGTCCCGATGCTGTTAAAACGATTGCGTGGGCGTTCGGTGGCTTATCAGGCCCATAGCACTGGCTATGGCTTTGACCTGTCTCCCGGAGTCCCCGTTATTGCTGTTAGCCGTAATTCCCTCAGTTACTGGGCTGATCGTGCACCTCGAAACCCTCTCTACTTGGTTCCTAATGCTCTGGAGCCGCAATGGCTGATAAGGGGTGAGTGGAGCCATAACGGACGCCGCCCGGTGGATGTACTGGTACAAAAACGAAAAAGCAGTCCTTATGTTTTGGAGTCATTGGTTCCTGCATTGCGTCAGCATGGATTGCGGGTTGAGGTACAGAGCGGTTGGGTTGATGACCTAGTCAATCTGTTTAATCGCGCGACGGTTTATCTCTATGACTCGGCAGATTACTGGCGTGGTCGAGGCGTGAGCGAGGGCTTCGGCTTGCCCCCGCTCGAGGCACTGTCCTGCGGGTGCGTTGTTTTCAGCAGCTTCAATCACGCCTTGGCTGACCTGCTGACGCCAGGAGGTAATGCTCATCAGATCGGGCAGGGATCCCTTGTGAATGATCTGGTCCGAATCAAGGCAGCAGTGTCTGATCCAGAGACCTGGCGACCTCAGTCCGAAGAGCTAAAGGCTTTGCTTCTCGATCTATCGGAGTCACGTTGCAGTGAACGTTGGCATAAGACTCTCAGTTGTTTGGACGAACTTCAACGGCATGGCGCAATGGTGGAGTCTGAAGCCCTACGTGCTTCGTCTAGCCGACAGTTGCGTTGGCATCAGCGAGTGAATAGCTTCCGACGCAAAGTGGTCAATCGGTTCTCTGACTGGCCTTTTAAGTGA
- a CDS encoding ABC transporter ATP-binding protein — protein sequence MPMKSQTWTHLRELLAYLPPKRNKQLVVVILASFIQGLMDIFLLALMARLVGLLAGQRLQDKIPGINVFGGGLLDQAGWIISLLILAFWIASAVRFAVSLMQSLLSAEIWNDLVNSVYSTLMRQDYEFFVSGKSTGIAIQFNRIFSNISKNIVAPLITSAGSLVSIGSLMVGIVFILGIRALMIFMLMLVAYILASRIIIPYLRLATKQRIRYKKKISMLMAESIHSMREVQLYGAEDFFSKRFSSDGRIAKRYDRISRLLPDVPRLIIEPAGITILFVIGLGPAIIQGDSQAIRQVAPELSVILIALLRISGPLQSLFKGINQLRGGLPQVKEALELLELVPVRSMLSSQGVPSPSGLMPRRFIQLESVDFHYELSDRKVIDGVDLMIPVGSRIALVGSTGSGKTTLAHLLLGLYHPTQGALCLDGIPVTRQELPAWQGNCSFVPQNVRLSNGSVRDNVAFGRESDEIDDDRVWAALESAQFDDVVATMPYGLYTMVGDDGAKLSGGQRQRLALARAFYREAKVLVLDEATSALDNKTEHDVMQALDIVGRRCTTIVIAHRLSTVKKCDRIYQLEQGKIIASGAFADLCNSSNSFREMNLFDGS from the coding sequence ATGCCGATGAAGAGTCAGACTTGGACGCATTTGCGCGAGCTGCTTGCCTACTTGCCTCCAAAACGCAATAAGCAGTTGGTTGTTGTGATATTGGCCTCATTTATTCAGGGGCTTATGGATATTTTTTTATTGGCCCTAATGGCAAGGCTTGTTGGCCTACTTGCTGGGCAGAGATTGCAGGACAAAATTCCTGGAATTAATGTATTTGGAGGTGGTTTGTTAGATCAAGCAGGCTGGATTATTTCTCTTTTGATCCTAGCTTTCTGGATTGCTTCTGCTGTTCGCTTTGCGGTGTCATTGATGCAAAGTCTTTTAAGTGCTGAGATATGGAATGATCTTGTAAACAGTGTTTATAGTACTCTCATGCGTCAGGATTATGAATTTTTTGTAAGCGGTAAGTCAACAGGTATTGCAATTCAGTTTAACAGAATTTTTAGCAATATTTCTAAGAATATTGTTGCTCCTCTCATCACAAGCGCTGGAAGCCTTGTTTCCATTGGATCTTTGATGGTTGGCATTGTATTTATATTGGGGATAAGGGCATTGATGATATTTATGTTAATGCTAGTTGCGTACATACTTGCATCCAGAATTATAATACCGTATTTGCGTTTAGCGACAAAACAGAGAATTCGGTACAAGAAAAAAATATCAATGTTGATGGCTGAATCTATCCATTCAATGAGGGAGGTTCAGTTATATGGGGCTGAGGATTTTTTTTCTAAGCGCTTTTCTAGTGATGGCAGGATTGCTAAGCGCTATGACCGCATAAGTAGGTTATTGCCTGATGTGCCTCGATTGATTATTGAGCCTGCTGGAATTACTATTCTATTCGTCATAGGTCTTGGGCCTGCGATAATTCAGGGAGATTCTCAAGCTATTCGTCAAGTTGCTCCAGAACTTTCAGTCATCCTGATTGCGCTTCTGCGCATTTCTGGCCCATTGCAATCCTTGTTTAAAGGGATTAACCAATTGCGTGGTGGATTGCCCCAAGTGAAGGAAGCGCTTGAGTTGCTGGAGCTTGTGCCTGTGCGCTCTATGCTGTCATCCCAAGGAGTTCCGTCTCCGTCTGGGTTGATGCCTAGAAGATTCATTCAACTTGAATCTGTTGATTTTCATTATGAGCTGAGCGATCGAAAAGTAATCGATGGTGTTGATTTAATGATTCCTGTCGGCTCTCGAATAGCCTTAGTCGGAAGCACCGGCAGTGGTAAAACAACTTTAGCTCATTTGCTTTTAGGTTTGTATCACCCAACTCAAGGTGCGCTCTGTCTAGACGGAATTCCCGTAACACGTCAGGAGCTTCCAGCCTGGCAGGGCAATTGCTCGTTTGTTCCTCAAAATGTTCGTTTGTCTAATGGAAGCGTTAGGGATAATGTTGCTTTTGGTAGAGAGTCTGACGAGATAGATGATGATCGTGTTTGGGCTGCACTTGAGTCTGCGCAATTTGATGATGTAGTCGCCACGATGCCTTATGGTCTTTACACCATGGTTGGTGATGATGGTGCCAAGCTGTCTGGTGGGCAGAGGCAAAGGTTGGCATTGGCAAGAGCATTTTATAGGGAAGCAAAGGTTCTTGTTTTAGATGAAGCAACGAGTGCTCTTGATAATAAAACTGAGCATGATGTTATGCAGGCTCTTGATATTGTCGGGCGTCGCTGTACTACGATAGTAATTGCTCATCGTCTTTCAACAGTTAAAAAATGTGATCGTATTTATCAGCTTGAGCAAGGCAAAATTATTGCTTCGGGTGCATTTGCTGATCTATGTAATAGTTCAAATAGTTTTCGTGAGATGAATTTGTTCGATGGCTCCTGA